The Spirochaetota bacterium genomic sequence CTTATGAGGGGGGCACTTTCATTCTTTGTTTCGCTTGTAATATTTCCGGTTCTGTCAATAAGCAATGCAGCTTTCACTGGTAATATGGGAGTGTATTATCTCATGGTTATTCAAGAGATAATAATAGGATTATACATCGGATTTCTTGTTAGCGTCATTTTTTCTGCGTTTCAATTGTCCGGGCAGTATTTTGCAGTGCAGATAGGCTTTGGCATCAATGAAGTAATTGACCCTCTTGCGCAGGTTTCCATACCGCTTGTAGGTCAGCTTAAAAATATTATTGGACTTTTAGTATTTCTGGCAATTAACGGCCATCACTTTATGATCAAGGCCATTTTCAGGTCATATGAACTAGCTCCCGCCTTTGCGCTTAAAGGTGAAAGCGTTGAGGCATTTTTAAAATTTTTAGCCCATGCATTCAGCGGTATGTTTGTGATAGCGCTTAAAATTTCACTACCAATAATAGCCGCAGTATTTTTGGTTACAGTAAGTTTAGGCATACTTGCAAAAGCTGCACCGCAGATGAATATAATGATGCTTGGCTTTCCATTTAAAATAGCTGTTGCATTTGGGATGATGATTTTAGTTTCGCCATTGATAGTCAGGGTGATGAATGTTTCCTTAGAAAGGACATTTCAATTTATTGTGAAGGTAATAAAATACTGGCCAGTATGAAATGGTATACTGACATACTCGATGAGGTGCTTCTGCTTGAATTCAAAAGTGCGATAGTATTTAATCTTCAGCTTTTTGCTGCTGAGGATGAAGGCAGGACCGAGGAGCCTACCGAGAAAAAGCTGCGTGAGGCACGCGAAAAAGGGCAGGTTGCTAAAACCGAAGAATTGCCTCAGGCTCTTGTTGTTATCTTTGCTATGATTACTATAGTTGTGTTTTGTGGATTTATCTTTGAAACAATTATACGAATGATGCGCTACTATCTTACAAGTTTTTCACATTTTCAGCTTACAGAACGCAGTTTATTTCATGAGGCGATAGCAACCGGCATTGAATCCTTCAAGATACTGTTGCCAATATTTGTTGCCACAGTGATTGCAGCATTGCTAGGAAATATTGCACAGGTTGGATTCCAAATTTCAACGCATCCGCTCAAGTTTGACCTTTCAAAGATAAAATTTGATCCTGCAACAATGGCACGCAAGATGTTCTTTTCGCGCCAGGTTGCAATGAACCTTTTCAAATCAGTATTCAAGGTAGTGGTTATTGGCTTTGTTTGTTATCTGGTAATTGTAAATGATTTTGAAGAGTTAATTAAAACGCCTGATATTAGTGTTGGCCTGGCATTTCAGAATATCTCAATAATTGCATTAAAGATAATTATATGGTCAACAGTATGCCTGCTTATCCTTTCAATCCCTGATTATATCTTTCAGAAACGTGAATACATAGAGTCGTTGAAAATGACCAAGCAGGAGTTGAAGGAAGAATGGAAGGAAACCGTTGGTGATCCGCATGTACGTGCACGGTTGCAAGAGATGCAGCGCGAACTTATTATGCGCAACATGATACGGGAAGTACCCAAAGCGGATGTAGTGGTAACCAACCCAACACATTTTGCTATAGCTATGAGGTACCAACCTGAGGCAATGTATGCACCAATGGTAATAGCTAAGGGTGTTGATGCAATGGCATTAAAAATACGACAGATTGCAGTAGATAATAATATACTGATTATAGAAAACAGGCCACTTGCTCAAGAATTGTATAAACGGGTGGAAGTGGGAGATATTATCCCTGAAGATTTATTCTACGCTGTTTCATTGATATATGCAGAAGTTTATAAAAAGCGAAATTATAAAGCAGCAATATAATTATTAGAGGGTAGTGTATGGCAGAACAAACATACGATCTTTCTTGGATGCAAAAAAGCGATATTCTACTTGGTATTGGTGTAATTGCAGTTGTTACCATGCTGGTAATTCCTCTGCCCACTTTCCTGCTGGACTTTCTAATGGCAATAAGCATTATGCTTGGTATTCTGATATTGCTGGTAGTAATGTATGTGCCGCGCTCCTTTGATTTTTCGGTATTTCCTGCTCCTGTCTCTTATTACCACTGTTTATAGGCTGGCACTCAATGTGTCGTCAACTCGTTTAATCCTGTTACAGGGTGCAGCATTTGATGGTAAGATTATCCGCACATTTGGCGAGTTTGTAGTTGGTGGCAACTACGTCATTGGATTTATCGTGTTTGTTATCCTGGTGGCGGTTCAGTTTATTGTTATCACCAAAGGTGCAACACGAACAGCCGAAGTAGCAGCCCGCTTTACTTTGGATGCAATGCCAGCTAAGTTGATGAGTATTGATTCTGACCTTTCCAATGGCATTATCAATGAAGAAGAAGCATTGCGCCGCAGGCGTGAGGTACGTAAAGAGGCCGACTTTTATGGTGCAATGGACGGTGCATCAAAGTTTGTACAGGGGGATGTCAAAGTTGGTATTATCATTACAATAGTGAATATAGTAGGTGGGTTTATAATAGGTATGGTAATGCGCGGTGAAAGTTTTGATGTAGCAGTGCATACCTATACATTATTGTCGATAGGCGATGGCCTTGTTGCTCAGATCCCATCCTTGCTGATTACAACAGCAACTGGTATTATCGTTACCCGTGCGGTATCAGAGGATAGCTTAGGGAAGGACATATCAGTGCAACTTGGCTCGCAGCCACGTGCGTTGATGTTAACAGCTGCTGCTTTAGGACTGTCTGCAATNATTCCTGGTTTCCCCAAGATTACGTTAATTTTACTAGCTTTGGGTATTGGAGCATTGGGATATCTGTTGAAGCAGACTGAAGAAGAGCAAATGGAAAAAACAAAAATTGAACAGAAAGAAGCTGCATTAAAGACTCATAAACCAGAATCTGTGATACCGCTCATTCAGGTTGATCCGCTTGAAGTTGAAATAGGGTACAGCCTTATACCACTAGCAGATCCAGACCAGGGTGGTACATTGCTTGACCGAATAACCAACATACGCAGACGCAGTGCACTTGAAATGGGACTTATTGTGCCACCTATACGAATACGTGACAATATGGAACTTGCACCACAGGATTATTCTATATTAATTAAAGGTGTTGAAGTTGGGCATGGCAGCCTGCAGGTGGGCAAGCTTATGGCAATGGATCCTGGGACAGTGGAAGAAAAAATTGAAGGTGTAGAATTTACCGAGCCAGTATTTAATCTTAAGGCAATATGGATTGATCCTGATAACAGGGACATAGCTGAACGACGTGGATATACAGTTGTTGATTGCCCAACCATTATTGCAACGCATTTGACAGAGATAATACGCAGGCATGCAGATGAAATTTTGGGCAGACAGGAGGTTCAACAGCTTATTGATACCATTAAGAATGACTATCCAGCAGTTGTGAATGAACTTGTTGGTGATAAAAAACTCAGTATTGGAGAAATACAAAAAGTATTGCAGAATCTACTGCGTGAACGTGTTTCAATCCGCAATATGGTTACTATTCTTGAAACACTTGCTAGCTATTCAGATTATACAAAAGACATAGGACTTTTAACCGAATACGTACGTGTTGCCTTGGCGCGCCAGATATGCAGGGAGTATGCTGATAAAAATAATACACTATCGGTGATAACGGTGGATCCTGAGATAGAAACAATAATTCGTTCATCAATTCATGAGGACCCGGTTGAAGGAAGAATTGTGAGTCTTGATCCTGACACGCACAGGGAAGTACTTGATAGTTTATTGAGTTCATATTCAAAAGCGCGAAGCGCAGGTTTTGCCCCTGTATATCTAGTATCGCCACACATTCGTAGTGTATTGTTCACATTACTGGAGAGGGAAGTTCCTGACCCGGTTGTTTTATCATATAATGAAATTGTGCCCGAAATCAAAGTCAATGTTATAGGAACAGCGTTATTGCGGGCAGCATAATACTTTTAAAAAGCGAGGTGTTTTACAATGAGATATGTAAAAATTAAAGCACGCACCTATAATGAAGCAATGATGAAATTGAAGATGGAACATGGTGATGATGCAATACCAATAAGCCATAAAAATGTAAAAGAGGGTGGACTGTTTAACACGGGGTTGTTTGCACGTGATTTTGTTGAGTTAACAGCAGCAATACCCGATGTTAAGCCTGCTAAATTGAAACCAAAGAAGAATATTGATCTTACAGTTGGAGCTAATGACAACGTCAACGAGCTTTTAAAACAGGTAATAGAAAAACCAGATATTGAACCACTTAAAAAATCCCACGCAGGGCTAGAGCAGCTTTTGAACCAGAGCATAATACAATCAAAGAGAGAGGGTGAGGTTAAGAATGTTACTAAACCAGTAGAAGAATCAAATACAGATGCAAAAGACACTTCATACATGAAACTTGAAAAGGAATTTAATGAATTAAAAATGTTATTAAAAAATCTGATTGAGACAAAACAGGAAAGAGCTGCTGCAGATATATGCCTTGAAAGTGGGGATAGTTATTTTAAACCGTTTAAGGAAATTTTGCGTAAAAATGATATGGAAGATGAGGAGTGTAATAAACTTTTAGACGAAGTTAGACGTAATGTCAGTACCGAAGATATGAAAGATAAATTCAAAATAGAAAAAACATTGCGCGAACTACTTAAAAGCAGGATAGT encodes the following:
- the flhF gene encoding flagellar biosynthesis protein FlhF, with product MRYVKIKARTYNEAMMKLKMEHGDDAIPISHKNVKEGGLFNTGLFARDFVELTAAIPDVKPAKLKPKKNIDLTVGANDNVNELLKQVIEKPDIEPLKKSHAGLEQLLNQSIIQSKREGEVKNVTKPVEESNTDAKDTSYMKLEKEFNELKMLLKNLIETKQERAAADICLESGDSYFKPFKEILRKNDMEDEECNKLLDEVRRNVSTEDMKDKFKIEKTLRELLKSRIVVSGPIDRGKRKKVLMFVGPTGVGKTTTMAKLGAIMSLRQGLKVSFITIDNYRIAATEQLKKYAEIMRIPIHVVTEPVEFKEIVENEKADIIMVDTSGRSHRNDLKIAEIKNFADNCSCEIIKILCVSANTKRSDLVDVFKAYDILHIDSVIITKVDETSYIGNVISVADKYNKPISYITNGQEVPNDIAIADPDMMVNMILETTMR
- the flhB gene encoding flagellar biosynthesis protein FlhB, translated to MKWYTDILDEVLLLEFKSAIVFNLQLFAAEDEGRTEEPTEKKLREAREKGQVAKTEELPQALVVIFAMITIVVFCGFIFETIIRMMRYYLTSFSHFQLTERSLFHEAIATGIESFKILLPIFVATVIAALLGNIAQVGFQISTHPLKFDLSKIKFDPATMARKMFFSRQVAMNLFKSVFKVVVIGFVCYLVIVNDFEELIKTPDISVGLAFQNISIIALKIIIWSTVCLLILSIPDYIFQKREYIESLKMTKQELKEEWKETVGDPHVRARLQEMQRELIMRNMIREVPKADVVVTNPTHFAIAMRYQPEAMYAPMVIAKGVDAMALKIRQIAVDNNILIIENRPLAQELYKRVEVGDIIPEDLFYAVSLIYAEVYKKRNYKAAI
- the fliR gene encoding flagellar biosynthetic protein FliR, with protein sequence MEYFVYQFQAFFLVLVRMTAMMVIAPFFSSGAIPLLMRGALSFFVSLVIFPVLSISNAAFTGNMGVYYLMVIQEIIIGLYIGFLVSVIFSAFQLSGQYFAVQIGFGINEVIDPLAQVSIPLVGQLKNIIGLLVFLAINGHHFMIKAIFRSYELAPAFALKGESVEAFLKFLAHAFSGMFVIALKISLPIIAAVFLVTVSLGILAKAAPQMNIMMLGFPFKIAVAFGMMILVSPLIVRVMNVSLERTFQFIVKVIKYWPV